A region from the Brachyspira hampsonii genome encodes:
- a CDS encoding sulfatase-like hydrolase/transferase — MNKNIIFIFSDQQRWDTMGIYGQKLDTTPNLDRLGKESTIFDNAFTCQPVCGPARASLQTGLYSTKTDVFVNAIPLNENIKTIASYFSDNGYQTAYVGKWHLASTGIGNDGSSEDYIYNPIPENRRGGYKDYWVVSDALELTSHGFGGYLFDKDMKKVEFNKYRVDAVTDYAIDFLDNREKDKPFFLFISYLEPHHQNDKRRYEGPEYSKEKFSNFELPKDIESLGCGDAKENYADYLGACHSIDYNFGRIREKLEKLNIWDNTYIVYTSDHGSHFRTRNKNMPKNGQDDYKRTSEDAAIHIPLIIKGGEFNTGKREEKFVSLINLPPTLLKMAGIKYQDMDEISIQDIIDDKNYKNIVFLQISESFVGRAIRTEDYSYCIYDPDKNPLKDKDSLTYKSYSLYDLKKDPYQLNNVVNDESYKDIKIKLEDIIKEKIKNIEKLDVKID; from the coding sequence ATGAATAAAAATATAATATTTATTTTTTCAGATCAGCAAAGATGGGATACAATGGGAATTTATGGTCAAAAATTAGATACCACACCAAATTTAGATAGATTGGGTAAGGAATCTACAATATTTGATAATGCATTTACTTGTCAGCCTGTATGCGGACCTGCAAGGGCATCATTACAAACAGGGCTATATTCTACAAAAACAGATGTATTTGTCAATGCTATTCCGTTAAATGAAAATATAAAAACAATAGCATCATATTTTTCAGATAACGGTTATCAAACTGCTTATGTCGGTAAATGGCATTTAGCTTCAACAGGTATAGGAAATGATGGATCTAGTGAAGATTATATATATAATCCTATACCGGAAAATAGAAGGGGAGGATATAAAGACTATTGGGTAGTTTCAGATGCACTAGAATTAACCTCTCATGGATTTGGAGGGTATTTATTTGATAAAGATATGAAAAAAGTAGAATTCAATAAATATAGAGTTGATGCTGTTACTGATTATGCCATTGATTTTTTAGATAATAGAGAAAAAGATAAACCATTCTTTTTATTCATTTCATATTTAGAACCTCATCATCAGAATGATAAAAGAAGATATGAAGGACCTGAATATTCTAAAGAAAAATTTTCAAATTTTGAACTTCCTAAAGATATTGAATCACTTGGATGCGGAGATGCTAAAGAAAATTATGCTGATTATTTAGGTGCTTGTCATTCTATAGATTATAATTTTGGAAGAATAAGAGAAAAATTAGAAAAATTAAATATTTGGGATAATACTTATATAGTATATACAAGTGATCATGGTTCTCACTTTAGAACTAGAAATAAAAATATGCCTAAAAACGGACAAGATGATTATAAAAGAACTTCTGAAGATGCTGCAATACATATACCTCTTATTATAAAAGGAGGAGAATTTAATACAGGAAAAAGAGAAGAGAAATTTGTTAGTTTAATAAATCTTCCTCCTACTTTACTAAAAATGGCTGGTATAAAATATCAGGATATGGATGAAATATCTATACAGGATATTATAGATGATAAAAATTATAAAAATATAGTATTTTTACAAATAAGTGAAAGTTTTGTTGGAAGAGCTATCAGAACAGAAGACTATTCATATTGTATATATGATCCTGATAAAAATCCGCTTAAAGATAAAGATAGTTTAACATATAAAAGTTACTCATTATATGATTTAAAAAAAGATCCGTATCAATTAAATAATGTTGTTAATGATGAAAGTTACAAGGATATTAAAATTAAATTAGAGGATATTATAAAAGAAAAAATTAAAAATATAGAAAAATTGGATGTTAAAATAGATTAA
- a CDS encoding alpha-hydroxy-acid oxidizing protein, whose amino-acid sequence MKGKRIIIIGAGLLQVPAIQIAQEMGLYTIVFDYNKDAHGMKIADYPMVVSTRDVDGSVRAARDLSQKMEIHGVITVGTDASSTVAAVANALGLPGNRFEDAYAASNKIRMRERFKKNNVPQPNFFPVWNYEEAMEAYKHLNTPVVVKPADNMGARGVMKVSSESDILAAFNRAKSASPSGEVIIEEFMDGPELSIDMLIYNDEIYVTGVADRIIEFPPFFIETGHIMPSALEKEKIDDAINVMKAGIKALNLKIGAAKGDIKVTKNGAMVGEIAARLSGGFMSAYTYPLSTGVNLIKNAIEIALGNPPSDLKPKWDKVSVEKAFLPGTGIIESIEGVENAKKIEGVKEVFIKTKTGDILVTPTNNLEKAGNVITVGKTRDEAVAIANKAINAVHFKLTDEKSITVEEIKRIAQEKLASKHNANYLFKDSIDEKTGLSNYSFNPSIIHEEKEVKLETTLFNTHVSHPVIIDTIHNLTEVIDGIMDIREYYETIMDSASNCEVLAILNDFNNEELFELSVKTVKDKKRGIIMIDGNNTQDVLLQRLRESEKNGACAVGIDFSYCYNINSNNKIHIRSEKELSKLIKEIDIPVIIKGISNENDIHNINSAHANAVYFSNNNRYALKGMEKVADTINRVTCNLHNSHKMQLLWLAESPRYGADVFKYFMLGANAVSITEESFIAAISKGRKGLEYAIYSNKIELEKMMKVFGQPKLKFNNAIWRKN is encoded by the coding sequence ATGAAAGGCAAACGCATAATAATAATAGGTGCTGGCTTATTGCAAGTACCTGCAATACAAATAGCTCAGGAAATGGGACTTTACACAATAGTATTTGATTATAATAAAGATGCACATGGAATGAAAATAGCTGATTATCCTATGGTAGTTTCTACTAGAGATGTTGATGGAAGCGTAAGAGCGGCAAGAGATTTAAGTCAGAAAATGGAAATACATGGAGTTATAACTGTAGGTACTGATGCTTCTTCTACTGTTGCGGCAGTTGCCAACGCTTTAGGACTTCCGGGAAATAGATTTGAAGATGCTTATGCTGCATCAAATAAAATAAGAATGCGTGAAAGATTCAAAAAGAACAATGTACCTCAGCCGAATTTCTTTCCTGTATGGAATTATGAAGAGGCTATGGAAGCATATAAGCATTTAAATACTCCTGTTGTTGTTAAGCCTGCTGATAATATGGGGGCTCGCGGTGTAATGAAAGTATCAAGTGAAAGCGATATATTAGCGGCATTTAACAGAGCTAAAAGTGCTTCGCCTTCTGGGGAAGTAATAATAGAAGAGTTTATGGACGGTCCGGAACTATCTATTGATATGCTTATATATAATGATGAGATATATGTTACAGGAGTTGCTGACAGAATAATAGAGTTTCCTCCATTTTTCATAGAAACAGGTCATATTATGCCTTCTGCATTAGAAAAAGAAAAGATAGATGATGCCATAAATGTAATGAAAGCTGGTATAAAAGCGTTGAATCTCAAAATAGGAGCTGCTAAAGGAGATATAAAAGTAACAAAAAATGGTGCTATGGTAGGAGAAATTGCAGCAAGATTATCCGGCGGATTTATGAGTGCCTATACCTACCCTCTTTCTACAGGTGTTAATCTAATAAAAAATGCAATAGAAATAGCATTAGGAAATCCTCCAAGCGATTTAAAACCCAAATGGGATAAAGTTTCCGTTGAAAAAGCATTTCTTCCGGGTACAGGAATAATAGAATCTATTGAAGGGGTTGAAAATGCTAAAAAAATAGAAGGTGTTAAAGAAGTATTTATAAAAACAAAAACAGGCGATATATTAGTAACACCTACAAATAACTTGGAAAAAGCAGGTAATGTTATAACTGTAGGGAAAACAAGAGATGAGGCTGTAGCAATAGCAAATAAGGCTATAAATGCTGTCCATTTCAAACTTACAGATGAAAAAAGTATAACAGTAGAAGAAATAAAAAGAATAGCCCAGGAAAAATTAGCATCAAAACATAATGCAAATTACCTATTCAAAGATAGTATAGATGAAAAAACAGGACTTTCAAATTATTCTTTTAATCCAAGTATTATACATGAAGAAAAAGAAGTAAAATTAGAAACAACATTATTTAATACTCATGTTTCTCATCCTGTCATTATAGATACCATACATAATTTAACAGAAGTAATAGACGGCATAATGGATATAAGAGAATATTATGAAACTATAATGGATAGTGCTTCTAACTGCGAAGTATTGGCTATATTAAATGATTTTAATAATGAAGAACTATTTGAATTATCTGTAAAAACTGTAAAAGATAAAAAAAGAGGTATTATTATGATTGACGGTAATAATACCCAAGATGTTTTACTTCAAAGATTAAGAGAATCTGAAAAGAATGGTGCTTGTGCTGTTGGAATAGATTTCTCATATTGTTATAATATTAATTCCAATAATAAGATACATATAAGAAGCGAAAAAGAATTGTCCAAACTAATAAAAGAAATAGATATACCTGTAATAATTAAAGGGATATCTAATGAAAATGATATACATAATATTAATTCAGCACATGCAAATGCTGTATATTTTTCAAATAATAATAGGTATGCATTAAAAGGTATGGAAAAAGTTGCCGATACTATTAATAGAGTAACATGTAATTTGCATAATAGTCATAAAATGCAGTTATTATGGCTTGCTGAATCTCCTAGATATGGGGCTGATGTATTTAAATATTTTATGTTAGGAGCTAATGCAGTTTCTATAACAGAAGAAAGTTTTATTGCTGCTATAAGTAAAGGCAGAAAAGGACTTGAATATGCTATCTATTCTAATAAAATAGAATTAGAAAAAATGATGAAAGTATTCGGTCAGCCTAAACTTAAATTTAATAATGCAATATGGCGAAAAAATTAG
- a CDS encoding tetratricopeptide repeat protein, whose product MEASLIVILVLIVLLGFATQYVIKSGSYPIKLKKIVQAYNEQNYDVAMREINTLDPKYKKDANILWMTANMYYKQQQYILAMAALQNMIDGAYFTKELTELNVREFLAKIYEQTGNSKKSIDEYDMITKIRDQDYDSLYKAGLVCYNYEEWVQAQKYLSLAAAQNDSNPQLLYMLAFCFYKIRSYHAAQQNIEKAIALDNSNPQYHLLLGEILSSSRDFQNAIKELEIAYESNEVSDKDAISLNLANSYYELGNFSKAREYYGQVLTKENIPNEKVVDERYRYAETLVKNKQFEAAVKQWEIIKSVRNIYLDVDQKLKTYSSIIANNAFRTALEMDIIEYLEKYFYRILTLNGYVVTDHTKKSDTLVFFVTIKKFGSEGQSYKSTFALDTSGYPMRQDTVDQFMEYARQYKSAHSFLISIGDFAPNLKVDDTVMIIEPERFEAIIEGVISFSD is encoded by the coding sequence GTGGAAGCTTCATTAATTGTAATATTAGTATTAATTGTTTTATTAGGTTTTGCTACTCAATATGTTATAAAGAGCGGCTCATACCCTATTAAACTGAAAAAAATTGTTCAGGCTTATAATGAACAAAACTATGATGTAGCCATGCGAGAAATTAATACTTTAGACCCTAAATATAAAAAAGATGCTAATATATTATGGATGACTGCTAATATGTATTATAAGCAGCAGCAATATATATTGGCTATGGCGGCACTTCAAAATATGATAGACGGAGCTTATTTTACAAAAGAATTAACAGAATTGAATGTAAGAGAGTTTCTAGCAAAAATATATGAACAAACAGGAAACAGTAAAAAATCTATAGATGAATATGATATGATTACTAAAATTAGGGATCAGGATTATGATTCATTATATAAAGCAGGACTTGTATGCTATAATTATGAAGAATGGGTTCAGGCACAAAAATATTTATCATTAGCTGCAGCACAAAATGACAGTAATCCGCAGTTATTATATATGTTGGCATTTTGTTTTTATAAAATTCGTTCATATCATGCCGCTCAGCAGAATATAGAAAAAGCTATTGCTTTAGATAATTCAAATCCTCAATACCATTTACTTTTAGGTGAAATATTATCTTCAAGCAGAGATTTCCAAAATGCAATAAAAGAATTGGAAATAGCTTATGAAAGTAATGAAGTATCTGATAAAGATGCTATATCTTTGAATCTTGCTAATTCTTATTATGAACTAGGAAATTTCAGTAAAGCAAGAGAATATTACGGACAAGTTTTAACTAAAGAAAATATACCAAATGAAAAAGTTGTAGATGAAAGATACAGATATGCTGAAACTTTGGTAAAAAATAAGCAGTTTGAAGCGGCAGTTAAGCAATGGGAAATAATTAAATCTGTAAGAAATATATACTTAGATGTTGATCAAAAATTAAAAACTTACAGTTCTATTATTGCGAATAATGCATTCAGAACTGCATTGGAAATGGATATTATAGAATATCTTGAAAAATACTTCTATAGAATATTGACCTTAAATGGATATGTAGTTACAGATCATACTAAAAAATCTGACACATTAGTATTCTTTGTAACTATTAAGAAATTCGGTTCTGAAGGACAGTCATATAAGAGTACATTTGCCTTAGATACTTCAGGATATCCTATGAGACAGGATACAGTGGATCAGTTTATGGAATATGCAAGACAATACAAAAGTGCTCACTCTTTCTTGATAAGTATAGGAGATTTCGCACCTAATTTGAAAGTAGATGATACTGTAATGATTATTGAACCTGAAAGATTTGAAGCGATTATTGAAGGTGTTATATCATTCAGCGATTAA
- the tsf gene encoding translation elongation factor Ts encodes MANISMDTIKELRERTGVGIMDCKKALQETDGDMDKAIRLLKEKGAAVAAKKNERIVKEGSIGFCINDDRTKAACIELQCETDFVAKNELFINLAKEIANTAMGLDDVSVETVLNAKGSNGDTIQGMINEGIQKWGEKTVLAEAKVMKTDGFFGTYAHFNNKLVAIVEFDVKPKGKCQEIADQIAMHVASEKPLALNREGIDSNAVKEQKEIFEKQVRDAGKPENMIEKIVDGKMNSWYSESVLIDQKLFTDNKITIKSLIDEISKEAGSKATIKNFVIVSLGL; translated from the coding sequence ATGGCAAATATTAGTATGGATACTATTAAAGAGCTTAGAGAGCGTACCGGCGTAGGTATAATGGACTGTAAAAAAGCTCTTCAGGAAACTGACGGCGATATGGATAAAGCTATTCGCCTTCTTAAAGAAAAAGGTGCGGCTGTTGCTGCTAAAAAGAATGAACGTATTGTTAAAGAGGGTTCTATAGGTTTCTGCATTAATGATGATAGAACTAAAGCTGCTTGTATAGAACTTCAATGTGAAACTGACTTTGTTGCTAAAAATGAATTATTCATCAATTTAGCCAAAGAAATTGCTAATACAGCTATGGGTTTAGATGATGTATCTGTAGAAACAGTTCTAAATGCTAAAGGTTCTAATGGCGATACTATTCAAGGTATGATAAATGAAGGCATACAAAAATGGGGTGAAAAAACTGTACTTGCTGAAGCTAAAGTTATGAAAACAGATGGATTCTTTGGTACTTATGCTCACTTCAATAATAAACTTGTTGCTATAGTAGAATTTGATGTTAAGCCTAAAGGCAAATGTCAGGAAATAGCAGATCAAATAGCTATGCATGTTGCTAGTGAAAAACCTCTAGCTTTGAATAGGGAAGGAATAGATTCTAATGCTGTTAAAGAACAGAAAGAAATCTTTGAAAAACAAGTAAGAGATGCAGGAAAACCTGAAAACATGATAGAAAAAATTGTTGATGGTAAAATGAATTCTTGGTATTCTGAAAGCGTTCTTATAGATCAAAAATTATTTACTGACAATAAAATAACTATCAAAAGTTTAATAGATGAAATCTCTAAAGAAGCAGGTTCTAAGGCTACTATTAAAAACTTTGTAATTGTTTCATTAGGTTTATAA
- the rpsB gene encoding 30S ribosomal protein S2 codes for MSLPVMKDLLEAGVHFGHPTRKWDPRMKPFIFQERNDIYIIDLMKTLTYVKKAHEAVKEMARNGGNVLFVGTKKQASQSIKEAAEKCDMYYVNNRWLGGMLTNFATIKKSIARLKKIEKEEVDGTFDKLPKKEVILLLKEKERLEKNFAGIKDMENLPDMLFVIDPMQEAIAVSEARKLGIPVVAVVDTNCNPEVIDYPIPGNDDAIRAISLFAGVVASAVIEGQNEAGKETLAKHDSSSEEPAEEVYDNSATEAAEAVAEKYGVSQEDDE; via the coding sequence ATGTCATTACCAGTTATGAAAGACCTTTTAGAGGCAGGCGTACATTTCGGACACCCAACTAGAAAATGGGATCCTAGAATGAAACCTTTTATTTTCCAAGAGAGAAATGATATTTATATCATTGACCTTATGAAAACTTTAACTTATGTTAAAAAAGCTCATGAAGCAGTAAAAGAAATGGCTAGAAACGGCGGAAATGTTCTTTTCGTTGGTACTAAAAAACAAGCCTCTCAAAGCATTAAAGAAGCTGCTGAAAAATGCGATATGTACTATGTTAATAATCGCTGGTTAGGAGGTATGCTTACAAATTTTGCTACTATCAAAAAAAGTATTGCTAGACTTAAAAAAATAGAAAAAGAAGAAGTTGACGGTACTTTTGATAAACTTCCTAAAAAAGAGGTTATACTTCTTCTTAAAGAAAAAGAAAGATTAGAAAAAAACTTTGCCGGTATTAAAGATATGGAAAACTTACCAGATATGCTTTTCGTAATAGATCCTATGCAGGAAGCTATTGCTGTAAGCGAAGCTAGAAAATTAGGAATACCTGTAGTTGCAGTTGTTGATACTAACTGTAACCCTGAAGTTATAGATTATCCTATACCTGGAAATGATGATGCTATAAGAGCTATAAGTTTATTTGCAGGTGTTGTTGCTTCTGCTGTTATAGAAGGTCAGAATGAAGCAGGAAAAGAAACATTAGCTAAGCATGACAGTTCTTCTGAAGAGCCTGCTGAAGAAGTTTACGATAATAGTGCTACAGAAGCTGCTGAGGCTGTTGCTGAAAAATATGGTGTTTCTCAGGAAGATGATGAATAA
- a CDS encoding ROK family protein, with translation MKEAVIAIDIGGTSMKGAVIEENGNILYKDNFDVNPSHTTEEHKKVITEFVEKLKSNMPNDYKAVGLGIDCPGVMNRETLHMGGAENIPGLKGLKFSDIGNKFNIPTKTANDASMAALGEAKYGSGKEKDYQSVMFITLGTGVGGGFVLNGQLFTGSLGGAGEIGHVFVVPDGDKCNCGSSGCIERYASATGFIAMAKQKIHKGVIPTTLTYEELDKGKAKALFDAAKKGDALAKETIAECSYYLGMSIAQALNMLDLDLVLIGGGLCKDFDMMIEHINKGVRNYGLRMMVNNVEIKPASLGNDAGVLGCAALFFRNN, from the coding sequence ATGAAAGAAGCAGTTATAGCTATAGATATTGGCGGAACATCTATGAAAGGTGCTGTTATAGAGGAAAACGGCAATATTTTATATAAAGATAATTTTGATGTAAATCCTAGTCATACAACAGAAGAGCATAAAAAAGTTATTACAGAATTTGTTGAGAAATTAAAAAGCAATATGCCTAATGATTATAAAGCAGTGGGTTTAGGAATAGACTGTCCGGGTGTTATGAATAGAGAAACACTTCATATGGGAGGAGCTGAAAATATACCGGGACTTAAAGGATTAAAATTTTCAGATATTGGAAATAAATTTAATATTCCTACAAAGACAGCTAATGATGCTAGTATGGCTGCTTTAGGAGAAGCAAAATATGGAAGCGGTAAAGAAAAGGATTATCAGTCTGTAATGTTTATTACGCTTGGAACGGGTGTTGGTGGCGGATTTGTACTTAACGGACAATTATTTACAGGTTCTTTGGGAGGTGCCGGAGAGATTGGGCATGTATTTGTAGTTCCTGACGGAGATAAATGTAATTGCGGTTCAAGCGGATGTATAGAAAGATATGCATCAGCCACCGGATTTATTGCTATGGCTAAGCAGAAAATTCATAAAGGTGTTATTCCTACAACTTTAACTTATGAAGAATTAGATAAAGGTAAGGCTAAAGCTTTATTTGATGCTGCCAAAAAAGGCGATGCACTTGCAAAAGAAACTATTGCTGAATGTTCTTATTATTTGGGTATGTCTATAGCTCAGGCTTTGAATATGCTTGATTTGGATTTGGTTCTTATAGGCGGCGGACTTTGTAAAGATTTTGATATGATGATAGAGCATATTAATAAAGGTGTTAGAAATTATGGGCTTAGAATGATGGTTAATAATGTTGAAATAAAACCTGCTTCTTTAGGAAATGATGCCGGAGTTTTAGGATGTGCCGCTTTATTTTTTAGAAATAATTAA
- a CDS encoding sugar kinase has translation MASVVTFGEIMLRLSPPSNLRFLQANSYDARFGGGEANVAFALSNFGVDASFVTKLPNNDIGQACINELRRYGVDVSNIAFGGDRIGIYFLEKGASQRGSKVIYDRANSSISKCTKEDFDWDKIFDEAKWFHLTGITPALGKNVSEVCIEACKKAKEKNIAISLDLNYRKKLWTSKEANETMSKLMPYIDICIANEEDAEKVFGIKAKDSNIIEGKLSHEGYKDVAKEIVNRFKVKKVGIALRGSISASENLWSCMLYNGEEYFFSKEYLIKIVDRVGGGDSFSAGLIYSLLNGKDDREALEFAAAASCLKHSIDGDFNIVTVDEVMTVYNGDASGRIQR, from the coding sequence ATGGCTTCAGTTGTTACTTTTGGAGAAATAATGTTAAGACTTTCTCCTCCTTCAAATTTAAGATTTCTACAGGCTAATTCTTATGATGCAAGATTCGGAGGAGGCGAGGCGAATGTTGCTTTTGCATTATCTAATTTCGGAGTTGATGCTTCATTTGTTACTAAACTCCCTAATAATGATATAGGTCAGGCATGCATCAATGAGTTAAGAAGATATGGTGTTGATGTATCTAATATAGCTTTTGGCGGAGATAGAATAGGTATATATTTTCTTGAAAAAGGTGCAAGTCAAAGAGGTTCTAAAGTTATATATGATAGGGCTAATTCTTCTATATCTAAGTGTACTAAAGAAGATTTTGATTGGGATAAAATTTTTGATGAAGCTAAATGGTTTCACCTTACGGGAATAACTCCTGCACTTGGCAAAAATGTTTCTGAAGTCTGTATTGAGGCTTGCAAAAAAGCTAAAGAAAAAAACATTGCAATTAGTTTAGATTTAAATTACAGAAAAAAATTATGGACATCAAAAGAAGCTAATGAAACTATGAGCAAATTAATGCCTTATATTGATATATGTATTGCCAATGAAGAAGATGCTGAAAAAGTATTTGGTATTAAAGCAAAGGACAGTAATATTATAGAGGGTAAATTATCTCATGAAGGCTATAAAGATGTAGCTAAAGAAATAGTAAATAGATTTAAAGTGAAAAAAGTGGGAATTGCTTTAAGAGGTTCCATTTCTGCAAGTGAAAATCTATGGTCTTGTATGCTTTATAATGGAGAAGAGTATTTCTTTTCAAAAGAATATTTAATAAAAATAGTTGATAGAGTAGGAGGCGGAGATAGTTTTTCTGCTGGGCTTATATATTCACTTTTAAATGGAAAAGATGACAGGGAAGCATTAGAATTTGCTGCGGCTGCAAGCTGTTTGAAGCATTCTATTGACGGTGATTTTAATATTGTAACTGTTGATGAGGTTATGACTGTTTATAATGGAGACGCTTCAGGACGAATACAGAGATAG
- a CDS encoding sialidase family protein → MFVIISCSKRLNPFNPVNSGSHENGSAVEITPPINIPDITEDAPEWFLDPEEQIEPFMEQTIIFTSEVNNNSENSPKHIYRIPGITVSEKNTIIAVADYRKDSYSDVGVLNSKPIDIVVRRSTDGGKSWDPEIIIPPIANNNLESHGDSLFFSCANGDLVVLCVAGGGYAQNIGGKSKIMISRSTDDGITWSDWKLAEGNVNSFGQGLLSGYDRGFAASGTGARLANGTLMGAMLIRKGSNNNTRAAAVIVSTDNGNTWTVRSIVKRKSGAQDEPKVITQLNDRRILLSVRSGQRGNKRVWFRSKADLGADWEEFTPTGNFYDANCNAEGILFTSVLEGYDKNRLIHLALDSNTDRRNLTAFISYDEGQSWEKQRVLNSGRAGYAALARLNDGTIVTLSEEQGGQSNLPQNSGNDLYNIVFRRFNLRWLTNQKDFYTPPDKTAIRRIL, encoded by the coding sequence ATGTTTGTTATAATTTCATGTTCTAAGAGATTAAATCCATTTAATCCTGTTAATAGCGGAAGTCATGAAAATGGTTCAGCAGTAGAAATAACACCTCCTATTAATATTCCTGATATCACAGAAGATGCTCCTGAATGGTTTTTAGATCCTGAAGAACAAATTGAACCTTTTATGGAGCAGACTATAATTTTTACAAGTGAGGTAAATAATAATAGTGAAAATAGTCCTAAACATATATATAGAATACCCGGAATAACAGTTTCAGAGAAAAATACAATAATAGCAGTTGCGGATTATAGGAAAGATAGTTATTCTGATGTTGGTGTTCTTAATTCAAAACCTATAGATATTGTTGTAAGAAGAAGTACAGATGGCGGTAAAAGTTGGGATCCTGAGATAATTATTCCTCCAATTGCAAATAATAATTTAGAATCTCATGGGGATTCACTATTTTTTTCATGTGCTAATGGTGATTTAGTAGTTTTATGTGTTGCAGGCGGAGGATATGCTCAAAATATAGGCGGTAAATCTAAAATTATGATATCAAGGAGTACAGATGATGGTATTACTTGGAGTGATTGGAAACTTGCTGAAGGAAATGTCAATAGTTTTGGACAGGGGCTATTGTCTGGTTATGACAGAGGATTTGCAGCTTCGGGTACTGGAGCAAGACTTGCTAATGGTACTTTGATGGGGGCTATGCTTATAAGAAAAGGAAGCAATAATAATACAAGAGCAGCTGCTGTTATAGTTTCTACTGATAATGGTAATACTTGGACAGTTAGAAGTATAGTTAAAAGAAAATCAGGTGCACAAGATGAACCTAAAGTTATTACTCAATTAAATGACAGAAGAATTTTATTATCAGTACGCTCAGGACAAAGAGGCAATAAAAGGGTATGGTTTAGATCTAAAGCTGATTTGGGGGCTGATTGGGAAGAATTTACACCTACTGGAAATTTTTATGATGCTAATTGTAATGCAGAAGGTATTTTATTTACTTCTGTCTTAGAGGGATATGATAAGAATAGGCTTATACATTTAGCATTGGATTCTAATACCGATAGAAGAAACCTAACTGCTTTTATAAGTTATGATGAAGGTCAGTCTTGGGAAAAACAAAGGGTTTTAAATTCTGGAAGAGCAGGATATGCAGCATTGGCTAGATTAAATGATGGTACAATAGTTACTCTTAGTGAGGAACAGGGCGGACAATCAAACTTGCCTCAAAATTCAGGTAATGATCTTTATAACATTGTATTTAGAAGATTTAATTTAAGATGGCTTACTAATCAGAAAGATTTTTATACTCCTCCTGATAAAACTGCTATAAGAAGAATATTATAA
- the epsC gene encoding serine O-acetyltransferase EpsC yields the protein MKLKTFNELPNQKDIKDIVKLIRDYVFPNFFRESPNRDIVKKSIAKLYMKIVTNDSSLLDFIEQLDDIVESLEHDLDFFYQSDPASKSYDEIIFTYPGFRAIFHYRIAHIFYQQKEYLIARTISEFAHSKTGIDIHPGAKIGDYFFIDHGTGIVIGETTIIGNHVKIYQGVTLGALSLTNGRSLEGQKRHPTVCDYVTIYANASIFGGNTIIGENTVIGANCIVLESVEENKKITFNNNMSV from the coding sequence ATGAAATTGAAGACTTTTAATGAATTGCCTAATCAAAAAGATATTAAGGATATAGTTAAACTTATAAGGGATTATGTGTTTCCTAATTTTTTTAGAGAAAGTCCAAATAGAGATATTGTCAAAAAAAGTATAGCTAAACTTTATATGAAAATAGTTACTAATGATTCTTCTTTATTAGATTTTATAGAACAGCTTGATGATATTGTTGAAAGTTTAGAACATGATTTGGATTTTTTTTATCAGTCAGATCCTGCTTCAAAATCTTATGATGAAATAATATTCACATATCCCGGATTCAGAGCTATATTTCATTATAGAATAGCACATATATTTTATCAACAAAAGGAATATTTAATAGCTAGAACTATATCTGAATTTGCTCATTCAAAAACAGGTATAGATATTCATCCGGGAGCTAAAATAGGCGATTATTTCTTTATAGATCATGGTACAGGAATTGTTATAGGCGAAACTACCATTATTGGTAATCATGTAAAAATATATCAAGGTGTTACATTAGGAGCATTATCATTAACTAACGGCAGATCTTTGGAAGGTCAGAAAAGGCATCCTACAGTATGTGATTATGTTACAATATATGCTAATGCTTCAATATTTGGCGGTAATACTATTATAGGTGAAAATACCGTTATAGGTGCCAACTGTATAGTTTTAGAGTCTGTTGAAGAGAATAAAAAGATAACATTTAATAATAATATGTCAGTATAA